In the genome of Deinococcus deserti VCD115, one region contains:
- a CDS encoding ABC transporter substrate-binding protein, with protein sequence MKKALFVVLAMTVTSATAAPFVWPAAWTGEPNTANKRGGEFRSYTISDYKTINPFTTAEADSLTDLMTLRTSGLFTQDPRNDEFIPYMAEGKPTVSNGNKRFVVKIRKGMKFSDGQPITADDWVTTATIHKDDKVGSNSRDTFFINDKPITVKKLDTYTLQFDFPQVSAGAYSRMTYAPWPDHVFGKTYRSGGAAAIKKMWTLGTPADEIVSPGAWTLDSYQAGERAVLKKNTYWGEWNKDSRGNALPYLDRYSSRITADLNAALAAYLAGQIDTFGPSKADELAQIQKAISAGNLKATLIPNVSPQADSSWIVFNWNRAGNPAKQKLFRDVRFRRAMSHLANRQAMVKLALGGLGTETYYSVYPIFKQQIAAGEKAKAPKYPYNPREAARLLAQLGYTKKNAQGYLVDKAGKVLEFNLSTNAGNTVREQLGRVFADEAKKVGVKVNFTPIDFNNLVNQLTAKGESRPFDAILLGLSGGDNIWPFGNNVVPCGGSLHMYNNNSKGTCLTPQETEMTKLYNQGDAELNAAKRLAIGGRLMKVESELQPVIYMVGSNYHVTYNNRVGGTRDRKQMDAYYGSRELPLTFIK encoded by the coding sequence ATGAAAAAAGCTCTCTTTGTTGTACTCGCCATGACCGTCACCTCTGCTACTGCGGCTCCCTTCGTGTGGCCTGCTGCCTGGACTGGTGAACCGAACACGGCCAACAAGCGCGGCGGGGAATTCCGCAGTTACACGATCTCGGACTATAAGACCATCAACCCTTTCACCACCGCTGAAGCCGACAGTCTCACCGACCTGATGACCCTCCGGACCAGCGGCCTGTTCACGCAGGACCCCCGCAACGACGAGTTCATCCCCTACATGGCTGAGGGAAAACCTACCGTCAGCAATGGAAACAAGCGTTTCGTGGTCAAGATCCGCAAGGGCATGAAATTCAGCGATGGCCAGCCGATCACCGCCGATGACTGGGTCACGACTGCCACCATTCATAAGGACGACAAGGTCGGCAGCAACAGTCGCGACACCTTCTTCATCAACGACAAGCCTATTACGGTCAAGAAGCTCGATACGTACACCCTTCAGTTCGACTTCCCGCAGGTGAGTGCCGGAGCCTACTCGCGCATGACCTATGCGCCCTGGCCAGACCATGTCTTCGGCAAGACATATCGCAGTGGTGGAGCCGCGGCCATCAAGAAGATGTGGACGCTGGGCACGCCAGCCGACGAGATTGTCTCACCCGGTGCCTGGACGCTGGACAGCTACCAGGCCGGGGAACGCGCTGTCCTGAAGAAGAACACCTATTGGGGCGAGTGGAACAAGGACAGCCGGGGCAATGCCCTGCCTTACCTTGACCGGTACTCCTCGCGCATTACTGCTGACCTGAACGCGGCTCTGGCCGCGTACCTCGCCGGGCAGATCGATACCTTCGGGCCCAGCAAGGCCGATGAACTGGCCCAGATCCAGAAGGCCATCAGCGCGGGCAACCTCAAAGCCACCCTTATCCCCAACGTCAGCCCGCAGGCCGACAGCTCGTGGATCGTCTTCAACTGGAACAGGGCTGGCAATCCCGCCAAGCAGAAGCTGTTCCGCGATGTCCGCTTCCGCCGCGCCATGAGCCACCTCGCCAACCGTCAGGCTATGGTGAAGCTCGCCCTGGGCGGCCTGGGCACCGAGACGTACTACAGCGTGTATCCCATCTTCAAACAGCAGATCGCCGCTGGAGAAAAGGCGAAAGCCCCGAAATACCCCTACAACCCTCGCGAAGCCGCCAGGCTGCTCGCTCAATTGGGCTACACCAAGAAAAATGCGCAGGGTTACCTGGTCGACAAAGCCGGCAAGGTGCTCGAATTCAACCTCAGCACCAACGCCGGTAACACCGTACGCGAGCAGCTCGGGCGTGTCTTCGCCGACGAAGCCAAGAAAGTGGGTGTGAAAGTCAACTTTACGCCCATCGATTTCAACAACCTGGTCAACCAGCTGACCGCCAAGGGTGAGAGCCGCCCCTTCGATGCGATCCTGCTGGGCCTGTCTGGTGGCGACAATATCTGGCCGTTCGGGAATAACGTCGTGCCCTGCGGCGGTTCCCTGCACATGTACAACAACAACTCCAAGGGCACCTGCCTGACTCCACAGGAGACAGAGATGACGAAGCTTTACAACCAGGGCGACGCTGAACTGAACGCGGCCAAGCGCCTGGCTATCGGCGGTCGGCTCATGAAGGTCGAGTCTGAACTGCAACCGGTTATCTATATGGTGGGTTCGAACTATCACGTGACCTACAACAACCGTGTCGGTGGCACGCGGGACCGCAAGCAGATGGACGCCTACTACGGCTCCCGGGAACTCCCGCTTACGTTCATCAAGTAA
- a CDS encoding RNA polymerase sigma factor yields the protein MESSEEAALLGRLQQGDEAALAALYSGMGSKVFSLALQLLGSREEAEEVMQDTFLKVYRQARTYRADLGSPRAFVYTIARNDCMSRLRARRARPQKADWDVHELDSPLPSASVDGHLGAVVTQALAQLEPLDRQLLHDSFYAGYTHLELAERSKLPLGTVKSRVRRALLALERFLEQP from the coding sequence ATGGAGTCCAGTGAGGAGGCCGCGCTGCTGGGTCGCCTGCAGCAGGGAGACGAAGCGGCTCTCGCTGCACTGTATAGCGGCATGGGGAGCAAAGTCTTCTCACTGGCGCTTCAGCTGCTGGGAAGCCGCGAGGAGGCAGAGGAGGTGATGCAGGACACGTTTCTGAAAGTGTATCGTCAGGCACGCACGTACCGCGCTGACCTGGGATCACCGCGCGCTTTCGTCTATACCATCGCGCGCAACGACTGCATGTCCCGTCTGCGGGCGAGGCGTGCCCGTCCACAAAAGGCCGACTGGGACGTGCATGAACTGGACTCGCCTCTGCCGTCAGCCTCGGTGGACGGCCACCTGGGCGCCGTGGTGACCCAGGCGCTCGCGCAGCTCGAGCCATTGGACCGTCAACTGCTGCACGACTCCTTCTACGCCGGGTACACTCACCTGGAACTGGCCGAACGCTCAAAGTTACCACTGGGCACGGTGAAAAGCCGGGTACGGCGGGCCCTGTTGGCTCTGGAGCGCTTTCTGGAGCAGCCATGA
- a CDS encoding response regulator, whose amino-acid sequence MSQSRIYGALWYDVTVPADAPPLCPAYANDDNLNHLIVVTSFTSLTCAIFETRSVLCGTMSIPQHYLLIDDSPTDQLLAQEAFAQLQPRSTLTCVSSGREALELLESGFSLPDVILLDINMPEMNGLQLLKLLKDQMPLKAIPVVMLSISGAEDDIQQAYRLHASSYLVKSKGFDAFLEQVKSFLRYWQANQVVGASAGR is encoded by the coding sequence GTGAGCCAATCTCGCATATACGGTGCATTATGGTACGACGTGACCGTCCCGGCAGACGCCCCGCCGCTGTGCCCGGCGTACGCGAATGACGACAACCTCAACCATCTGATCGTGGTCACTTCATTTACCTCTCTCACTTGTGCAATTTTTGAGACCCGGTCTGTACTCTGCGGTACGATGTCCATCCCACAGCACTACCTGTTGATAGATGACAGCCCCACAGACCAACTCCTGGCGCAGGAAGCTTTCGCACAATTACAACCGAGATCCACGCTCACATGTGTGTCAAGCGGAAGAGAAGCTCTTGAACTCCTGGAATCCGGTTTCTCACTGCCGGACGTGATCCTGCTGGACATCAACATGCCTGAGATGAATGGCTTACAGCTGCTGAAGTTGTTAAAAGACCAGATGCCATTGAAGGCTATCCCGGTGGTGATGCTAAGCATTTCAGGTGCAGAGGATGACATCCAGCAGGCATACCGTCTGCACGCGAGCTCGTATCTGGTGAAATCCAAAGGGTTTGATGCGTTTTTGGAGCAGGTGAAGTCGTTCCTTCGGTACTGGCAGGCGAATCAGGTGGTGGGCGCTTCAGCGGGACGATGA